In Dunckerocampus dactyliophorus isolate RoL2022-P2 chromosome 14, RoL_Ddac_1.1, whole genome shotgun sequence, one DNA window encodes the following:
- the LOC129193778 gene encoding hepatitis A virus cellular receptor 1 homolog: MTSPVGRLLAWTCGFSLLLGCVLPLTFPVGENANLPCGFSPEQAPDIRLVCWGRGVLVYDDECTDEMFRSDGKVIFTRPSGRYNFTGNIAEGDAAMTIMDVNEDDSGYYFCLLKGIGIYQLFKWDVEIEGPPRETVAPSSIQTAPTPIMATTPSTANETKSETTIVVASTVTPLVLVMLTVALAATWYIKTRTGSVDFVNPKWTVFGSEIATFSDDVAWNEGGVVLTKFTPLEEGYGPVHIPPGFGRDVVVTQL; this comes from the exons ATGACTTCTCCTGTCGGAAGACTCCTTGCTTGGACTTGTGGTTTTAGTCTCCTCCTgg GTTGCGTCTTACCGCTCACATTCCCAGTTGGGGAAAATGCCAATTTACCATGCGGCTTTTCCCCTGAACAAGCACCTGACATACGTCTAGTATGCTGGGGTAGAGGAGTTTTGGTTTACGACGATGAGTGCACTGATGAGATGTTCCGGTCAGATGGGAAAGTGATTTTCACCAGACCGTCTGGGCGCTACAACTTCACAGGCAACATTGCTGAGGGCGATGCGGCAATGACCATCATGGATGTCAATGAGGATGACTCTGGATATTATTTCTGTTTGTTGAAGGGCATCGGTATCTATCAGTTGTTCAAGTGGGACGTGGAGATAGAAG GACCCCCCAGAGAGACCGTGGCCCCCTCCTCCATCCAGACAGCACCAACTCCCATCATGGCCACCACGCCCTCCACTGCCAAC GAGACCAAGAGTGAGACAACAATTGTGGTGGCTTCCACTGTGACACCCCTTGTTCTGGTGATGCTGACTGTTGCCCTGGCTGCCACATGGTACATT AAAACACGGACAGGCAGCGTTGACTT TGTGAACCCCAAGTGGACGGTCTTTGGGTCGGAGATTGCGACGTTTTCTGACGA TGTGGCGTGGAATGAAGGGGGTGTGGTGCTGACGAAGTTTACTCCTTTAGAGGAG GGTTATGGGCCGGTGCATATCCCACCTGGCTTTGGGCGAGATGTGGTGGTCACCCAACTGTGA